The nucleotide sequence TAAGATTCAGGGAGAGTGGGACGAGAATAAACTGGCTGAACTGATGGCTGAGTTGGACGCAGGTGCATTTGATGTTTCGCTTACAGGGTTTGACGCTTCTGAAATAGACGAACTGCTTAACCGATGGTACTCCAAAGAGGCGATACAAGACAGCTTTGACATAGATAAAGCGCATGAGGAAATTGTGCAGCGCGAGCCTGTAACGAAGCGGGGCGATATCTGGCTTCTCGGGAATCATCGCTTGATGTGCGGCGACTCTACTAAGGATGAGGATTTTGAGAAGTTGATGGAAGGGTGTCACGCACAGATGGCAGTGACTTCCCCTCCATATGGGGTAGGCAAAGAATATGAAAAGGCCGGGATTGAACCATGGTTCGAGACAGTACGCCCAGTGATTAGAAACCTGTGCAGGTATGCAGATATTGTCTGCTGGAACTTAGGTGATCTCTATGCCACCGGCTCTCAGTTTATTGAACCCACCAGTGTTTACAGTGTGAACATGTTTTTGGAAAACGGTTACCGCCCTATCTGGATCCGCATTTGGAAGAAGCAAGGGCAAAATTTCGGCGTAGGACCCTATCATCTTGTTTCAAACAAGCCGGTTCAGCAGTATGAGTATATTTCAGCCTTCAGCAATAAAGGAGAAGTTGAGGAATATAACGATCAGGAATATGTATGGCTTTCAGCCTTTGCGGGACACAGTTATAAATTTGTGAAACGGCTTACAAAGGAAGAACGCAAGAAATGGGGTTATGCTGGGATATGGGAGATGACCACTGTACGGGCAAACAAGGAGCATCCTGCAATGTTCCCTGTGGAGCTTCCATGGCGGTGCATCAAAATGCACAGCGACAAAGGCGGTATTGTGCTTGAGCCGTTCTCTGGTAGCGGAACTACTATAATTGCGGCTGAACAGACCGAGCGTAAATGCTACGCAATGGAGTTATCCCCTGTTTACTGTGATTTAGCTGTTAAGCGCTGGGAGGAATTCACCGGTGAAAAAGCCATCAAACTGGAGGGTTAAGATTTATGGATATACTGAAAATACCAACAGAAAAACTAAAACCATCTAAATATAATCCGCGGAAAGATTTAAAGCCTGGTGACCCTGAATATGAAAAATTACGTCGGTCTATTGAAGAGTTTGGATATGTAGAGCCGGTTATATGGAATAAACGCACCGGGAATATTGTCGGCGGACATCAGCGTTATAAAGTACTTACAGCTTTGGGGTATAAGGAGATCGACTGTGTTGTACTTGATTTGGATGAACAGCGGGAAAAGGCACTCAATGTCACGCTGAATAAAATCAGTGGTGAGTTTGATATTCCGCTTTTGACCGATCTGCTTATGGATTTAAATGAAGATGGTTTTGACGTTTCTCTTACCGGGTTTGATGCTGCGGAAATTGATGAGCTGTTCCGTGATAAAACAGCCGCTAATGTCAAAGAGGATAATTTCGATACAGAAAAGGCAATTGCAGAGATTAAAACTCCGGTTACCAAAAAGGGCGACATATGGGTACTTGGCAGCCACCGTCTGATGTGCGGTGATAGCACCATGCTTTCAGATGTGCAAAAGCTGATGAACGGACAAAAGGCGAGATTTGTTTTCACCGACCCACCCTGGAATGTTGATTACGGTTCAGATACCAGGCATCCAAGCTGGAAGCCAAGACAAATTCTAAATGACAATATGAGCACCGAAGAATTCGGTGCTTTTTTATTGCGCGCTTTTAAATGCATGAAAGAGGTTTCTGAAGCCGGATGCATGACCTATGTGGTAATGAGTGCTCAGGAATGGGGCAGTTTGATGAACGTCATGCGGGAGGCAGGGTATCACTGGTCGAGCACAATTATATGGAAAAAAGACAGCTTGGTACTATCAAGAAAGGACTATCATACCCAGTACGAGCCGATCTGGTATGGTTGGCTTGATGGAACACGCCTTTGCCCGCTTAAAGACCGTAAACAGTCAGATGTTTGGGAGATACCCCGTCCTAAAGTATCGGAGGAGCACCCTACCATGAAGCCGGTATCGCTTGTAGCAAAGGCAATGCTCAATAGTTCCCATATTGGAGATTTAACTCTTGACCTGTTCGGTGGTTCTGGTACGACAATGATTGCGGCACAGCAGACCGGGCGGGTTTGTTTTATGATGGAGCTTGACTCGAAATACTGCGATGTGATTGTAAAGCGCTATGTTTCACAATTTGGCACAGATTCAGTATTCTTGGTAACAGGTAGTGAAAAAATACCTTACGCGGAAACACAGATTGATTAAAAATGTCCTTGCTTTCCCCTCAAAACAGAGCGTTAATGTACCCCACCAAAAAGGAAAGGTGGGATTTTTTATGGGAATCAAAAATGTTTTAGCTTATTTGAGGGGAGGTGTATGGCATGAGCAATAACAGCTTTCGCTTTTCACAGAAGATTGTCGGTCAGGAGAGAAAAGCCATTGCCTCGGTCATAGCTGAAGCCCTGGAAGGCCAGGTGCGCTATGCCGGAGCACCGGAGTTTTTGTATGAGATTAAAGACGAAAAATCTGCTGGCAGTTGGACGATTGACAGGGACAGTGTGGTTCACTCACCGAAAATCAGTCTCAATGAAATAAAAACCATCCGTTCAGTTATTGACACGTTGAATGTGGAGGGCTTTTCAGCAGAGGGGACCATGACAATTACTCTTTCGTTGGAGGGCTTTAGCGCGATTAGCCTTGAAAACCTAAATAATATGCTGGCCAGCAAAGAGACATTGATAAAGAAGGCGATGTTGATTGAGGGGGAACTTGTAGTCTTAGCTGAAAATGATGAGATTTCCTTCCCTTTCTGGAACGCGACTTTAAATGCTGATGAAGTGCAGACCTATATAACGCTGGCAAAGCAGATGGCAGAACAGGCAAAATTACAGAAGCGAGTACTACGAAAAGAAAAACCAACAGATAATGAAAAATATGCTTTTCGCTGTTTCCTGCTTAGGTTGGGGTTTATAGGTGATAACTTCAAAACTGAACGCAAGGTGTTACTTTCAAGGCTGTCCGGTAACGGGGCGTATCGGAAAGGCAGAGCAAAGGCGGTGGACGAAAATGAATAATTTTCATAGCACCGCCTTCTTTGTCAAGCATCCGTTTAGAATAGAGGATTTAAAAGTGCCGCATCGGTATGAGACGAGGAAACGATTTGTAGTTGTAAAAACTATCGAGCTATCAAAGATTGATTATGATAACTTCGTTGCCGACCTATGTGTTGATCGCATTTTCATTGAGGAAAATAAAGGGCTTTGTCATGTTAATGAGAATGGAGTGTGGCGTTGCCTGCTGGTTAAGCAGCGGGGACGGTCTGATGGAGTGTTGGTAATGCCGGATGGTAGAGATTACCCAAAGTATGCCGCATATTATCCTGGAGAGGAGGACGAACTATGAGTGCAAGAGGCTTCCCTTCAAAAGAAACAGTCCTTCGCATTAAAGAGCAGTATCCGCCGGGAACACGTGTTGAGCTTATCTGCATGGATGATCCGTATTCTAAGCTGAAACCGGGAGACCAAGGAACAGTATCTTTCGTGGATGATATCGGAACTGTTCATATCAACTGGGACTGCGGTTCTTCTTTGGGTGTAGCCTATGGTATAGATGTGATCAGAAAGCTGTAAATGTACACAATTCAAGATGTGTAAAATTGTTCAAAATCCAGTGGAAACTCACGCAGAATTGCCTTGCTATCCTGTGTTTTCAGTGGCCTAATGTACACTGCCAAAGGGCAAAAAACACAGAGAAAGCGAGGAGAAAGCGCAATGCTTACAACGAGATTTGGAATCGAGGTAGAACTGACGGGGATTACAAGAAAACAAGCGGCAAAAACTGCAGCAGCTTTTCTTGGAGGGAGGGTTGAATCCAGCGGAGATTATTACGATACCCAAAAGGTTATTGCACCGGATGGACGGATATGGAAATTCATGAGCGACGGGAGCATCCGGACTCAGAAAAAGGAAAACGGCAGGATTGTGGCGGCTGGCCGGGAATATAGCGTCGAGTTGGTAAGCCCGATACTGACATACCGCGAAGACATTGAAACCCTGCAGGAATTGATAAGGAGGCTTCGCAAGGCTGGAGGTTTTGCAAACACAAGCTGTGGAATTCATATCCATATAGACGGTGCAGACCACACACCGCGAAGCATCCGTAATTTTATCAACATTATCGCCAGCAAGAATGACCTTTTCTATAAAGCATTGCAGATTGAGCCGGACAGGATGCGGTTTTGTAAAAAGATGGATGCGGCACTGGTTGAGAAGATGAATCGGCGTAAGCCCAAAACCATGGCGGCGATTGAGAGCATCTGGTACGAAGGTTACAGCGAAAGCCGAAGCACCCATTACCATAATAGCAGATACCACTTTTTGAACCTGCACAGCTTTTTTAATGGCAATGGGACAATTGAGCTTCGAGGCTTTAACAGCGAACTTCATGCGGGAAAAATTAGAAGCTACATAGTGCTTGCCCTTGCGTTAAACCATCAGGCGTTAACGCAAAAATGCGCTTCCAGCAAGAAACCACAGGTTGAAAATGAGAAGTTTGCCATGCGGACATATCTCAACCGCATAGGACTTATTGGTGATGAGTTCAAAAACTGCCGGGAGCATCTTTGCAAACACCTTGATGGTAACGCTGCATGGCGGTTTCGGGCAGCATAGATAGACAAGCGCAGGGGTGGCTCTCCGCCTCTGCCTTGGTAAATACAAGGAGGATGATACGATGAGCAAAGAAAAAGGAACCATATATTTAGCATACGGAAGCAATCTGAACTTAAGGCAGATGGCATACCGCTGCCCAACGGCAAAAGTGCTGGGGAGTGCAAAACTCACAGGATACCGGCTGTTATTCAGAGGAGGGAATGGCGGCGCAGTAGCGACAATAGAAAAACAAAAAGGTGAAAGTGTACCAGTAATGCTTTGGAGAATCATGCCTAATGATGAGAAAGCGCTGGACAGATATGAAGGTTATCCGCATCTATACCGGAAAGAAACGGTTAAGGTACGTTTCAAAGGGCAGTGGGTACCCGCAATGGTGTATATCATGAATGAAGGTAGACCTTTGGGAGCACCGGGTCGTTACTATTACGAGGTGATTCGGCAGGGCTATTTAGATGCGGGTTTTGATATTTCATTTCTCAATAAAGCGGTAAGAGATTCAATTTCAGCGGCAGAGAAGTCAGAGGTGTAGGACATGGGTACAGATTATGGCCATACGGGACAGCGGTGCCTGTAATATGTTTGACTTGCCAAGAGTACAGGAAGAGGCATATAAAATGGGGTTTTATGAATTAGTAGTATTTCTTAATGGACACAAGAAAGAATATGCCGAGTTTATCCTAACAGGCAAACGATAACGGTTATAACGTAACAAGTTTCATAGAAATCCACTTTAGAGAGGAACTTCATCCATGAGGTTCCTTTTTTCTTGCTCAATTTTAGGAAAGGAGGCGGCAAAGCTGCGGAAGTTAAAACGATATAAACCAACCAAGTTTATGGCGGAAGGTTCTCGATATGACAAGGAAGCGGCGGATGCCGCTGTTACTTTTATAAACTGCCTGAAGCATACCAAGGGTGAATGGTATGGAATGCCTTTTGAATTAATTGACTGGCAGGAACAGATTGTCCGGGACATATTCGGAATCTTGAAACCTAATGGATACAGGCAGTTTAACACTGCCTATATAGAAATTCCAAAAAAGCAGGGTAAGAGCGAACTTGCAGCGGCAATTGCTTTATATCTTACCTGCGGTGATTTCGAGCATGGCGGCGAGGTTTACGGATGTGCGTCTGATCGTCAGCAGGCATCCATTGTTTTCGACGTTGCAGTAGATATGGTGGAACAGTGTCCGGCATTAAAATCTCGAATTAAACCAATGTTGTCACAGAAGCGGCTGGTATATAAACCGTTAGGCAGTTTTTATCAGGTGCTTTCAGCGGAGGCATATACGAAACATGGCCTAAACGTCCATGGTGTGGTATTTGATGAACTTCATGCTCAGCCGAACAGGGATCTTTATGATGTAATGCTTCACGGATCTGGCGATGCAAGAAAACAACCGCTGTTTTTCCTGATCACAACTGCTGGCACAGACCGCAATTCCATCTGCTGGGAAGTGCACCAAAAGGCTGAGGATATTCTTCAAGGGCGTAAGATAGATCCGACTTTCTACCCTGTTATCTACAGCGCAGCCGATACCGATGACTGGACAAGTGAAAAGGTATGGAGAAAGGTTAACCCGTCACTGGGCATTACAGTCGACATCGAAAAATTGAGGGTGGCTTGTGAAAATGCCAAGCAAAATCCTGCAGAGGAAAATTTATTCCGTCAGCTCCGCTTAAATCAGTGGGTGAAACAATCGGTGCGCTGGATGCCAATGGATAAATGGGATAAGTGTGCGTTTTCTGTTGATGCAGAAAAATTGCGCGGCAGAACCTGTTACGGAGGGCTTGACCTGTCATCTACTACCGATATTACCGCCTTTGTGCTAGTGTTTCCACCGCTTGATGAATCTGACAAATATCAGATTCTACCTTTTTTCTGGATACCGGAGGAGAATATTGATCAGCGTGTGCGGAGAGATCATGTGCCTTATGATGTCTGGGAGAGGCAGGGCTTTTTATTTACCACCGAGGGTAACGTGGTACATTACGGTTTTATCGAGACCTTTATTGAGGAACTCGGAATGAAATATAACATTAAGGAAATAGCCTTTGACCGCTGGGGCGCAATTCAGATGACGCAAAACCTCGAGGCTTTGGGGTTTACGGTTGTTCCATTCGGTCAGGGTTTCAAGGATATGTCGCCGCCTACAAAAGAGTTGATGAAGCTGACATTGGAAGAACGCATCGCCCATGGTGGTAATCCAATACTGCGGTGGATGATGGACAATATCTATGTCAAAACCGATCCCGCCGGAAACATTAAGCCGGATAAAGAAAAATCCACCGAGAGAATAGATGGTGCGGTAGCGTTAATTATGGCGCTTGACCGCGCGTTAAGGCATGACGGGGATGAACACAACGGATCAATTTATGATGAAAGGGGGCTGTTGATTATATGAGTGTATTTTCCCGTTTGTTCAAAGCAAGGGATAAGCCGAAAAACAGCCTGTTCGGTAATGCATATAGCTTTTTCTTCGGCGGCACATCCAGCGGAAAGACTGTAAATGAGCGGACTGCTATGCAGA is from Clostridium thermarum and encodes:
- a CDS encoding site-specific DNA-methyltransferase, which produces MNIQKISVEKLNPAAYNPRKDLKPGDKEYEKLKRSIEEFGYVEPVIWNQKTGNVVGGHQRLKVLLDLGQTEIDCVVVDLDPQREKALNLALNKIQGEWDENKLAELMAELDAGAFDVSLTGFDASEIDELLNRWYSKEAIQDSFDIDKAHEEIVQREPVTKRGDIWLLGNHRLMCGDSTKDEDFEKLMEGCHAQMAVTSPPYGVGKEYEKAGIEPWFETVRPVIRNLCRYADIVCWNLGDLYATGSQFIEPTSVYSVNMFLENGYRPIWIRIWKKQGQNFGVGPYHLVSNKPVQQYEYISAFSNKGEVEEYNDQEYVWLSAFAGHSYKFVKRLTKEERKKWGYAGIWEMTTVRANKEHPAMFPVELPWRCIKMHSDKGGIVLEPFSGSGTTIIAAEQTERKCYAMELSPVYCDLAVKRWEEFTGEKAIKLEG
- a CDS encoding site-specific DNA-methyltransferase; translated protein: MDILKIPTEKLKPSKYNPRKDLKPGDPEYEKLRRSIEEFGYVEPVIWNKRTGNIVGGHQRYKVLTALGYKEIDCVVLDLDEQREKALNVTLNKISGEFDIPLLTDLLMDLNEDGFDVSLTGFDAAEIDELFRDKTAANVKEDNFDTEKAIAEIKTPVTKKGDIWVLGSHRLMCGDSTMLSDVQKLMNGQKARFVFTDPPWNVDYGSDTRHPSWKPRQILNDNMSTEEFGAFLLRAFKCMKEVSEAGCMTYVVMSAQEWGSLMNVMREAGYHWSSTIIWKKDSLVLSRKDYHTQYEPIWYGWLDGTRLCPLKDRKQSDVWEIPRPKVSEEHPTMKPVSLVAKAMLNSSHIGDLTLDLFGGSGTTMIAAQQTGRVCFMMELDSKYCDVIVKRYVSQFGTDSVFLVTGSEKIPYAETQID
- a CDS encoding virulence factor, yielding MSNNSFRFSQKIVGQERKAIASVIAEALEGQVRYAGAPEFLYEIKDEKSAGSWTIDRDSVVHSPKISLNEIKTIRSVIDTLNVEGFSAEGTMTITLSLEGFSAISLENLNNMLASKETLIKKAMLIEGELVVLAENDEISFPFWNATLNADEVQTYITLAKQMAEQAKLQKRVLRKEKPTDNEKYAFRCFLLRLGFIGDNFKTERKVLLSRLSGNGAYRKGRAKAVDENE
- a CDS encoding DUF6329 domain-containing protein: MNNFHSTAFFVKHPFRIEDLKVPHRYETRKRFVVVKTIELSKIDYDNFVADLCVDRIFIEENKGLCHVNENGVWRCLLVKQRGRSDGVLVMPDGRDYPKYAAYYPGEEDEL
- a CDS encoding DUF4314 domain-containing protein; protein product: MSARGFPSKETVLRIKEQYPPGTRVELICMDDPYSKLKPGDQGTVSFVDDIGTVHINWDCGSSLGVAYGIDVIRKL
- a CDS encoding amidoligase family protein → MLTTRFGIEVELTGITRKQAAKTAAAFLGGRVESSGDYYDTQKVIAPDGRIWKFMSDGSIRTQKKENGRIVAAGREYSVELVSPILTYREDIETLQELIRRLRKAGGFANTSCGIHIHIDGADHTPRSIRNFINIIASKNDLFYKALQIEPDRMRFCKKMDAALVEKMNRRKPKTMAAIESIWYEGYSESRSTHYHNSRYHFLNLHSFFNGNGTIELRGFNSELHAGKIRSYIVLALALNHQALTQKCASSKKPQVENEKFAMRTYLNRIGLIGDEFKNCREHLCKHLDGNAAWRFRAA
- a CDS encoding gamma-glutamylcyclotransferase family protein — protein: MSKEKGTIYLAYGSNLNLRQMAYRCPTAKVLGSAKLTGYRLLFRGGNGGAVATIEKQKGESVPVMLWRIMPNDEKALDRYEGYPHLYRKETVKVRFKGQWVPAMVYIMNEGRPLGAPGRYYYEVIRQGYLDAGFDISFLNKAVRDSISAAEKSEV
- a CDS encoding DUF5049 domain-containing protein produces the protein MAIRDSGACNMFDLPRVQEEAYKMGFYELVVFLNGHKKEYAEFILTGKR
- a CDS encoding terminase large subunit, with product MRFLFSCSILGKEAAKLRKLKRYKPTKFMAEGSRYDKEAADAAVTFINCLKHTKGEWYGMPFELIDWQEQIVRDIFGILKPNGYRQFNTAYIEIPKKQGKSELAAAIALYLTCGDFEHGGEVYGCASDRQQASIVFDVAVDMVEQCPALKSRIKPMLSQKRLVYKPLGSFYQVLSAEAYTKHGLNVHGVVFDELHAQPNRDLYDVMLHGSGDARKQPLFFLITTAGTDRNSICWEVHQKAEDILQGRKIDPTFYPVIYSAADTDDWTSEKVWRKVNPSLGITVDIEKLRVACENAKQNPAEENLFRQLRLNQWVKQSVRWMPMDKWDKCAFSVDAEKLRGRTCYGGLDLSSTTDITAFVLVFPPLDESDKYQILPFFWIPEENIDQRVRRDHVPYDVWERQGFLFTTEGNVVHYGFIETFIEELGMKYNIKEIAFDRWGAIQMTQNLEALGFTVVPFGQGFKDMSPPTKELMKLTLEERIAHGGNPILRWMMDNIYVKTDPAGNIKPDKEKSTERIDGAVALIMALDRALRHDGDEHNGSIYDERGLLII